The Nitrospinaceae bacterium genomic sequence GATAACGTAGGTGGATAGGCATGTGGTGAGATGGCGATTGTTTTCTTTTTCGTACATTTCAAATTCCATCTTGAGGCTTGAATTGCCGAATTCCGATATTCGGGTGAAGGATTCAATCACCTCATCGAACCTGGCGGGCGCGAAAAACTGGATGTGCGTGTCCACTAAATAGACATCGTGTCCCTGCCGTCTCACTTCGTCATAGGGGACGCCGATGTGGCGAAAGTAATCGAGCTGGGTGGTGTCCGTGTACAAGAGATAGTTGGCGTTGAACACCACGCCTTGCAGGTCTGTTTCTCCGAACCTGACTCGAAATTCGCTTTTGTAGCTGAAATCCTCGCGTGCCATTGAACTCTCCTATTTGTAGGAATCTATAGCGAGATTTTAGCAAAATTGGACTCTTATGGAGAGTGCAATTTCTTCCATTCATAACGTGAGCTATACTCCTGTTGTTCTATAGGGAGCCGCCTTGTTTTCAGGTGAAAAATAATTTCGGCGAACTTTTCGCCAGTTGAGGAGTCTTGAATGATAACCGTTGAAGAGGCCCAGGAGTCGATTTTTTCGAACATTGTGCCTCTAGGTCGCGAGCGGGTGCATATTAGTGACGCTCTGGGGCGTGTGCTGGCCGAGGATGTTGTGGCGCCAAGGCCGATACCGCCTTGGCGTAATTCGGCGATGGATGGGTATGCCGTTCGAGCCGGAGACATCGCCGCCGCGACAAAAAGTAATCCGGTGAAGCTTCGAATTATCGATGAGCTTCAGGCTGGGTTCGAGTCGGATAAAACAGTGGGGCCTGGCGAGGCGATTCGTATTATGACGGGTGCGCCAATTCCGGGGGGTGCCGACTCGGTGGTTATGGTTGAATTGACGGAGCGCGATGACGATTCAGAGGTAAGTATTCTCCAAAGTGTGCCCGAGGGTGAGGCGGTGCGGCTCGCGGGCGAGGATGTCGAGGCCGGAGAAAGGGTGTTTGAGCCGGGCGCATATCTTCAAGCGGCCTCTAGTGCGATGTTGGCCAGCATCGGTCGGGCGCATGTCTATGTGCATCGCCGCCCGAGGGTTGCCATTCTCTCGACGGGCGAAGAGTTGGTCGAGGTAGGCCAGGAGCCCAAGGTGGGACAGATTTTCAACTCAAATTCCTATGCGCTTGAGGCCCAGGTCAGGGAGGCGGGAGGCGAGCCGCTTCTTCTCGGAATTGCCCGTGACAATGCTGAGGATTTAGAGCGCCACCTGCGCGACGGGTTGGCGGCTGATGTCGTATTGACGAGTGGAGGCGTGTCGGTCGGTGATTTTGATCTGGTAAAGGATACGCTCGGCGATCTGGGCAATGAGATGCATTTTTGGCGGGTGCGAATGAAGCCTGGAAAACCGATGGCCTTCGGGATGTTGCAGGGCCGCCCGGTGTTTGGTCTTCCCGGAAATCCGGTTTCAACGATGGTGAGTTTTGAGCTTTTTGTTCGACCGACATTAATGAAAATGCAGGGCCATAGTGCGATTCATCGCCCGGTGGTTTCGGCACGACTGCTTCATGCACTCTCTAAATCGCCCGAGCGGCGGCATTATGTCCGGGCCCGAGCGGTATATGAGGGTGAGGGATGGTCGGTAAACGCTGTTGAGGCGCAAGGGTCGAACATTATTCATTCGATGGTGCGGGCGAATTCAATGATTATTTTTCCGGAATATGAAACCGAGCTTGAGGCGGAGAGCCAGGTTCGAGTGCTTCTTTTGGATAGCGGATCGGCTCTTTTGGGAGGACTATCCTCAGGAGAGGGGCCGGGGGCACTTATGGCAAAGGTGGAAGGCGGCCGTGGTTGAGCGAGGGCGTATGCCGATTTATGTGGGTGTGGCGGAATGAGCAAGGGTGCTAGTTTCGATTTTCCCGCTGCGATACTAGCAGGGGGGAGAAGTCGGCGAATGGGGCGCGATAAGTCACTGATGCCGATCGATGGGGTGCCACAGATATTACGCGTAGCGGCTTCCTTGGGCGATGTGTTTTCCGAGGTTTTCGTGGTGGCAAACGACGCTGGGCCTTTTGAGGCTCTGGGGCTTCGTGTGGTGGCCGATATCCTGGTAGGAAATGATTCACTGGGGGGGCTTCATACGGCGGTGTCCAACGCGGGTGCCACCGTCGAGGCCTCGAGTGAGGTTTCGACTCAGAACTCAATTGAGACGGGGCATGTTTTTGTGACGGGGTGTGATATGCCCTTTCTTCAGGCCCCGCTATTAAAAGGGTTGGCCTCTCTGGCCGAGGGTTGGGATGTGGTGATTCCTGTGCTCAGAGAGTTTCCCGAACCTCTCTGCGCGGTATACAGTGCCGCCTGCGAGGCGCCGATTCGGCAGCGAATTGAGAATGAAGATTTGAAAATGGTCGGTTTTCACGGCGATGTTACTGTAATGCTTGTCGAGGAGGCCAGGTGGCGCAAGTGGGACCCCGAGGGGCTCTCGTTTCGCAATCTTAATACCC encodes the following:
- a CDS encoding molybdopterin molybdotransferase MoeA; translated protein: MITVEEAQESIFSNIVPLGRERVHISDALGRVLAEDVVAPRPIPPWRNSAMDGYAVRAGDIAAATKSNPVKLRIIDELQAGFESDKTVGPGEAIRIMTGAPIPGGADSVVMVELTERDDDSEVSILQSVPEGEAVRLAGEDVEAGERVFEPGAYLQAASSAMLASIGRAHVYVHRRPRVAILSTGEELVEVGQEPKVGQIFNSNSYALEAQVREAGGEPLLLGIARDNAEDLERHLRDGLAADVVLTSGGVSVGDFDLVKDTLGDLGNEMHFWRVRMKPGKPMAFGMLQGRPVFGLPGNPVSTMVSFELFVRPTLMKMQGHSAIHRPVVSARLLHALSKSPERRHYVRARAVYEGEGWSVNAVEAQGSNIIHSMVRANSMIIFPEYETELEAESQVRVLLLDSGSALLGGLSSGEGPGALMAKVEGGRG
- a CDS encoding molybdenum cofactor guanylyltransferase produces the protein MSKGASFDFPAAILAGGRSRRMGRDKSLMPIDGVPQILRVAASLGDVFSEVFVVANDAGPFEALGLRVVADILVGNDSLGGLHTAVSNAGATVEASSEVSTQNSIETGHVFVTGCDMPFLQAPLLKGLASLAEGWDVVIPVLREFPEPLCAVYSAACEAPIRQRIENEDLKMVGFHGDVTVMLVEEARWRKWDPEGLSFRNLNTPDDLERALAGR
- a CDS encoding acyl-CoA thioesterase, with amino-acid sequence MAREDFSYKSEFRVRFGETDLQGVVFNANYLLYTDTTQLDYFRHIGVPYDEVRRQGHDVYLVDTHIQFFAPARFDEVIESFTRISEFGNSSLKMEFEMYEKENNRHLTTCLSTYVIVVEESGKPTRAPAYLRTAVRDFEGNLSIEAE